TGGTGAGCATGACTGAGAACTCCAAACTGATCCAAGGCCGCACGGGTGCTTGGGAAATCGTCATGGGTCTGGAGATCCACGCCCAGGTCGCCTCGAACGCCAAGCTGTTCTCGGGCGCGGCGGTCGGCTTCGGCGCCGGGCCGAACGAGCAGGTGTCGCTGATCGACGCCGGCTTCCCCGGCATGCTGCCGACCCTGAACAAATACTGCGTCGAGCAGGCGGTGAAGTCGGGCCTGGGTCTGCGCGCCCAGATCAACCTGAAGAGCCAGTTCGACCGCAAGAACTACTTCTATCCCGACCTGCCGACCGGCTATCAGATCAGCCAGCTGTATCACCCCATCGTGGGTGAGGGCGTGGTCGAGGTGGAGGCCGAGGACGGCAGCTTCTTCAACGTCGGCATCGAGCGTCTGCATCTGGAACAGGACGCGGGCAAGCTGATCCACGACCTGTCGCCGACGGAATCCTACGTCGACCTGAACCGGGCGGGCACGGCGTTGATGGAGATCGTCTCGCGCCCCGACATCCGCACGCCGGAAGAGGCGGTCGCCTACGTCAAGAAGATCAGGACCATCCTGATCTACCTCGGCACCTGCGACGGCGACATGGAGAAGGGCAATCTCCGCGCCGACGTGAACGTGTCGGTCTGCCGCGCCGGGAACTACGACAAGTTCAAGGAAACGGGCGACTTCAGCTTCCTGGGGACGCGCTGCGAGATCAAGAACGTCAACAGCTTCCGCTTCATTTCTCAGGCGATCCAGTATGAGGCGCGCCGCCAGATCGAGATCCTGGAGGACGGCGGTTCGATTACCCAGGAAACCCGTTTGTTCGACGCGGTGAAGGGCGAGACCCGTTCCATGCGCTCCAAGGAAGAGGCGCAGGACTATCGCTACTTCCCGGACCCCGACCTGCTGCCGCTGGTGTTGGAACAGGCCTGGATCGACGAGATCAAGGCCAGTCTGCCCGAACTGCCCGACGACAAGCGCCGCCGCTTCATGAGCGAGTACGGCCTGTCGCAATACGACGCCGGCGTGCTGATCTCGGAACAGGCCAAGGCCGACTATTTCGAGGCCGCTGCCAAGGGTCGCGACGCCAAGCTGGTGTCCAACTGGGTGACGAACGAGGTTTCGGCCCGTCTGGCCGCTGATGGCAGGGATTTCAGCGACAACCCGCTGCCCGCCGCCCATGTGGCCCAGTTGGTCGAGCTGATCGAGACGAACGTCATCTCGTCCAAGATCGCCAAGGAAGTCTTCGACTACGTCTGGAACGGCGAAGGCTCGCCCGCCGAGGTGGTCGAGAAGCACGGCCTGAAACAGGTCACGGACACCGGCGCCATCGAGAAGGCGGTGGACGAGATCATCGCCGCCAACCCGGACAAGGCCGCCGCCGTCGCCGAGAAGCCCCAGGCCATCGGCTGGTTCGTCGGCCAGGTCATGAAGGCCACCGGCGGCAAGGCCAACCCGGCCGCGGTGAACGACATCCTGAAGGCCAAGCTGGGGCTTTGATTTAAGGTTTGTTCTTGGGGGCTGCGGCCCCCAAACCCCCGGCTGGTCGCTAACGCTCGCGACGCGGTCGCTCGCTGCTTGAGCGACAGGATGCGCGTGAATGGCCGGGCTGCGTCGGGTCGAGAAGGCGGGGCCTTCTGACCGCAGCCACAAAAAAGGCCCCGGAGAGCAATCTCCGGGGCCTCTTCTTTGCGATCTGTCTGCGCCTACCAGTACCAGGCGTCGCGGATCACCTCGATGATGTAGCCGTCGTAGTCGTCGATCAGATAGATCGAGTTGTCGACATAGACCCATCGCGTGCCCGGAGGCGGATAGCCCAGACCGTAGGTCCGCCAGTCCTCGACCCGATAGCGCCAGAAGATGTCCGGCAGGTACTGGCCGACGTACCATTGGCGGTTCCAGTAGCTGCGCGGGACGCTGTAGTAGCCGTAGCCCGGCGCGAAGTAGAAGCCGAGCCGCACGCCGTTCCAGCCCCGGAAGCGCCGGTCGTTGCGCCACCAGTCATTGCGATGACGTTGGTTCCAGTCGCGGCGCCACTGGTCGCGGTTCCAGCGGTTGTGGAAGTCGCGATAGTCGCGATCGCCGTTCCACTGGTTGGGCCGGTCCGGACGGCCAGGGCGGTTGGGCCGCTGATCGGGGCGCTGGGCGCCGGGGCGATCCGGTCGGTTCCAGTCGGGGCGATCAGGGCGGCCGGCGCCGGGCCGAGCGCCGTCAGGACGGCCGTCAGGACGAACGCTGTCAGGACGTCCGGGGCGGTTCCAGTCCGGCCGATCAGGCCGGTCAGGCCGCGATTGATCGGTGCGGGCAGGACGGTCGGGCCGGGCCGCCTCGGGCGGCCGATCCGGGCGGTCGGGCCTGTTCGGCCGTTCGGCCTGTTCGGGCCGTCCCGGACGATCGGGGCGCTGGGCGTCGGGGCGGTCCGGGCGGTTCCAGTCGGGGCGCTGCGGCCGCTGATCCTGCTCGGCGGGGCGGGCTTCTGAGCGCTCGGGACGTCGCTCCATGCGCGGCTCTTCCTGGCGCTGGCGCGGGCTGACGGCCATGTCGCCGCGCTCGCGCTGCGGCTGGCCTCGGCGTTCCCCGCGGCGCGGGCCGTCTTCCTGCGCCTGGGGCTGGTCCTGGGCCAGAACGGCCAGGGGCGCCGCGGCGGGCACGAGGAAGCTGGCGGCCGCCGCGAACATGAGGAGAGAACGTTTCATGGTCTTGATCCTCGCACGCCCGGATCGGGCGGCTTGAACGTACAAATGAGCCTCTGGCCATGAACTGCGGCTGAACGACGATCGCAGAGCGAGGTCATAAAAGAAACCCCGCAAGACAGCGTCTTGCGGGGCGAGGCGAAACCTCTGGACGAAGCTTCTTAATAGATGTCGCTGAGCACGCTGGCGATCAGGCCGGTGGCGACGGCGATCAGCAGGATGTCATTGCCCGCATAGACGTAGCGATAGCCGCGCGGCGCGGGCCTCAGGCCGTAGAAGTAGGGGTCGTCGACGTAATAGGAGCGGTAGGCCGGCGGCAGATAGGCCCCCGTGCGCCAGCGGTAGCCGTAGTAGCGCGGCTCGACCCGGTAATAGCCGTAGTTCGGCGCGTACCAGTAGCCGTTCCGGGCGCCGCGATAGTCGCGATACTCGGGACGGTGACGCCACCAGTCGCGGTTTTCACGGCTCCAGCGTTCATAGCGGCGCTGATCCTGACGCCATTCGCGACGGTCGTCGCGGCGGTCCTGGCGCCATTCACGGCGGCTTTCCCGCCACTCACGACGGTCGTCGCGGCGATCCTGGCGCCACTCGCGGCGATCACCGCGATCCTGCGCCTGGGCCAGCATGGGGGCGGCCGTGGTCGCCATGGCGAGGGCGACGACGGCGGCCTTGGTCAGGCGGTTCATCTTGCAAACTCCATCCAAGAGACGAAATCCCTGTCTGAGATCCACCCTCGTCCCCGCTGAATGAACCGTCGCTGAACCGATCTGTCAGCTTGCGCGCGCGGCGGGGCGTGCTCAGATAAGCCGTTGTCGCCGCGACTGGAGGACGTCATGACCGCTCCGATCGAGCTCTGGTACTGGCCCACGCCGAACGGCTGGAAAATCTCGATCGCGCTGGAGGAGATGGGCCTGCCCTATGTGCTGCGGCCCGTGAACATCGGGGCGGGCGAGCAGTTCGTCCCGGCCTTCCAGGCGATCAGCCCCAACGGCCGCATGCCCGCCATCGTCGACCCGGACGGCCCCGGCCGGGCGCCGCTGTCCATCTTCGAATCCGGCGCCATCCTGCAATATCTGGGACGCAAGTCCGGGCGCTTCTATCCCGCCGACGAACGCGGCCGGGTCGAGGTCGACCAGTGGCTGTTCTGGCAGGTCGGCGGCCTGGGGCCGATGGCGGGCCAGACCCATCACTTCCGCCAATACGCCCCCGCCATGACCAAGGATCAGCGTCACCTCGCCTATGGGGTGCAGCGCTACACCCGGGAGACCAACCGCCTCTACGGCGTCCTGGACCGGCGGCTGGCCGACCGGCCCTATGTGGCGGGCGACTATTCCATCGCCGACATGGCCATCTGGCCCTGGATCCTGCCCCAGGCCCAAGGGCAGGATCTGTCGCACTTCCCGCATGTGGCCGATTGGGTGAAACGGGTCGGCGAACGCCCGGCGGTGCAGAAGGGCCGCGCCCTGGGCGCCGAACTGCGCGCCGACCTGAGCGCTTCGGGCGCGGCGGCCGAGGCGGCGCGCAAGGTGCTGTTCGGCCAGACGGCGCGTTAACGCTAACTTCAACCCAGCGATATTTGAATAGGCGTCCGATAGCGGGGTCAGAACGACCGCGCGAGGGAGGATTGCTGATGACCCCGCTGGATCACGCGCTGGAAGCGCACGACACGCCGGCCCTGCCGCTGCCCACGCCGGGCATGGACGGCGACGCCCTGTTCCGCCTGGGACTGGCCTATTCGAGCGGGCTGGACGGATGCCCCATCGATCGGGTGTCGGCCCATATGATCTTCAACCTGGCGGCCATGAGGGGCTCGGTCGAGGCGCGGGCCTATCGCCGCGACCTCAGCCTGGAGATGGAGCACGACGAGATCGCCGAGGCCCAGCGCGCGGCGCGGCGCTGGATCGACGCCGGTTCCTCGAACCTGGCGGCCTGAGGGGACGTCGAACGCCCCTCGGCGTCTGGACCGGACGGCGGCGGCGGGGTATGCACCCCGCGAGTTCCCCGTCCGAAGGATTCCGTCCATGCTCGCTCGCATCTATCGCCCGGCCAAGACCGCGATGCAGTCCGGCAAGGCCAAGGCGCGCGACTGGCGCCTGGAGTTCGAGCCCGCCTCGGCCCGCACCATCGATCCGCTGATGGGCTGGACCAGCTCGAGCGACATGAACGGCCAGGTTCGCCTGACCTTCGAAAGCAAGGAAGAAGCGGTCGACTACGCCGAACGCCACGGCATCCCCTTCCGCCTGCACGAGCCGAACGAGGCGCCGGTCATCATCAAGGCCTACGCTGACAACTTCGCCACCAACCGCAAGCAGTCCTGGACCCACTGAGGTTCGACTGCCTTCCAAGGCGCCCTTAGCTCAACCGGATAGAGCACCCGCCTTCTAAGCGGACGGTTGCAGGTTCGAGTCCTGCAGGGCGCGCCAGGTCTGCAGGGGATCCGGCCCCAAAAGTATTCACAGCGCCCCGCCTTTGCCGTCGTTGTGGCCGTCTGGACGCCGGACGCGGCCTTGACGAAGCCTTGGCCGCTGGTCGTCACAGAGGGCGAAGATGTCGCCCGCGTCCCTAGCGGTCCGTTGATGCGTCTGCCCAGCGGCCGATAGGCGCCCGCGATGGCGCCCTAGCGCGCGGCAACGCTGCCGGTTCTACGGCCTTTCCACGATTGCGGCGCATCCCCTTATGGGAACCTTGCTGCGGGGGATGGAATTTGACGGTCGGCGCGGGACGATTTTGGAAGGCCCCCGATGAACGAAGTCCTGGTCGTTTTCCTGCATGGCGTCGGCGCCACCGGCGCGTCTCTTGCGCCCCTGGCGCGAGGCTGGGCGGATGTCCTTCCGGAAGCCGCCTTTGCGGCGCCGGATGGACCCTATCCCTTCGATCAGGGCGGCGCCGGTCGGCAGTGGTTCAGCGTCGCCGGAGTGACGTCCGGCAATCGGGCGGATCGGATCGTTGCGGCGCGGCCCGCTTTCGATTCCGTCCTTGAACGCCTGATCGCCGACCATGGCCTGTCCGATCATCTCGATCGAGTGGCGTTTGTCGGGTTTTCCCAGGGGACGATCATGGCTCTGGACGCCCTGGTGTCCGGCAGATGGCGCCCGGGCGCCGTCGTGGGCTTTTCGGGGCGATTGGCCAGTCCGAAGCCGTGGCGTCCCACCACAACGCCCGTCATGCTGATTCATGGGTCGGCGGACAGGATCATGCCGATCGCCGAAAGTCAGGCCGCCGCCACGGCCCTGGCTGAACTCGGGGCGCCGGTCGAGACCTTCTGGGACGCCGGCCGGGGTCATGAATTGTCGGCGAACGGGGCGGCGGCCGCCGGCAGGTTTCTGGCGAACACGCTTGGAAAGGCGGCGCGCGCATCGAGCACCTGAACGCTGCGTTGTCTGGCGACAAAGGCCATGCTCCTGGTCAGGAGGGAATCCCGGCACAAGCCGGTCGTCTGAGCCCTATTCCATGTCTGATTTCCTGACAGTTCCGGAGGCTGCGTGTCTTCATTCTTCGTGTCGTCTCATGGCCGCGATGTGATCCCGGCGGCCGTCGCCGCCCTTCTTTCGACGGCCGCGGCGCCGGCTTTGGCGCAGGAGGCTCATCATGAGGAGGCGGCCGAGGTCGAGGATGTCATCGTCCAGGCCACTCGCTCGGGTCGCCGCATCCAGGACGAGCCGATCCGCGTCGAGGTCATTGGCCGGGAGGAGATCGAGGAAAAGCTGCTGATGACCCCCGGCAGCATCGCCATGCTGGTCAACGAGACCGGCGGGGTTCGGGTGCAGACGACCTCGCCGGCCCTGGGCGCCGCCAGCATCCGCATGCAGGGGATGAGCGGCCGCTACACCCAGCTGCTGGCCGACGGCCTGCCCCTGTACGGCGGTCAGGCCTCGTCGCTCGGCGTGCTGCAGATTCCGCCGACCGACCTGCGCCAGGTCGAGGTGATCAAGGGCGCCGCCTCGGCCCTCTATGGCCCCTCGGCGCTGGGCGGGGTCATCAATCTGGTGTCGCGCCGCCCGGGTGACGAAGCCGAGGTCGAGGTTCTGGCCAATCTCACCAGCCGCGACGGACAGGATCTGACCGCCTACGCCTCGACGCCCTTCAAGGGCGCCTGGGGCCAGTCGCTGGTCGGCGGCTATCACCGTCAGAGCCGTCAGGACCTGGACCGCGACGGCTGGAGCGACA
The nucleotide sequence above comes from Brevundimonas naejangsanensis. Encoded proteins:
- a CDS encoding RcnB family protein, which gives rise to MKRSLLMFAAAASFLVPAAAPLAVLAQDQPQAQEDGPRRGERRGQPQRERGDMAVSPRQRQEEPRMERRPERSEARPAEQDQRPQRPDWNRPDRPDAQRPDRPGRPEQAERPNRPDRPDRPPEAARPDRPARTDQSRPDRPDRPDWNRPGRPDSVRPDGRPDGARPGAGRPDRPDWNRPDRPGAQRPDQRPNRPGRPDRPNQWNGDRDYRDFHNRWNRDQWRRDWNQRHRNDWWRNDRRFRGWNGVRLGFYFAPGYGYYSVPRSYWNRQWYVGQYLPDIFWRYRVEDWRTYGLGYPPPGTRWVYVDNSIYLIDDYDGYIIEVIRDAWYW
- a CDS encoding sel1 repeat family protein: MTPLDHALEAHDTPALPLPTPGMDGDALFRLGLAYSSGLDGCPIDRVSAHMIFNLAAMRGSVEARAYRRDLSLEMEHDEIAEAQRAARRWIDAGSSNLAA
- the gatB gene encoding Asp-tRNA(Asn)/Glu-tRNA(Gln) amidotransferase subunit GatB, whose translation is MTENSKLIQGRTGAWEIVMGLEIHAQVASNAKLFSGAAVGFGAGPNEQVSLIDAGFPGMLPTLNKYCVEQAVKSGLGLRAQINLKSQFDRKNYFYPDLPTGYQISQLYHPIVGEGVVEVEAEDGSFFNVGIERLHLEQDAGKLIHDLSPTESYVDLNRAGTALMEIVSRPDIRTPEEAVAYVKKIRTILIYLGTCDGDMEKGNLRADVNVSVCRAGNYDKFKETGDFSFLGTRCEIKNVNSFRFISQAIQYEARRQIEILEDGGSITQETRLFDAVKGETRSMRSKEEAQDYRYFPDPDLLPLVLEQAWIDEIKASLPELPDDKRRRFMSEYGLSQYDAGVLISEQAKADYFEAAAKGRDAKLVSNWVTNEVSARLAADGRDFSDNPLPAAHVAQLVELIETNVISSKIAKEVFDYVWNGEGSPAEVVEKHGLKQVTDTGAIEKAVDEIIAANPDKAAAVAEKPQAIGWFVGQVMKATGGKANPAAVNDILKAKLGL
- a CDS encoding RcnB family protein, coding for MNRLTKAAVVALAMATTAAPMLAQAQDRGDRREWRQDRRDDRREWRESRREWRQDRRDDRREWRQDQRRYERWSRENRDWWRHRPEYRDYRGARNGYWYAPNYGYYRVEPRYYGYRWRTGAYLPPAYRSYYVDDPYFYGLRPAPRGYRYVYAGNDILLIAVATGLIASVLSDIY
- a CDS encoding ETC complex I subunit produces the protein MLARIYRPAKTAMQSGKAKARDWRLEFEPASARTIDPLMGWTSSSDMNGQVRLTFESKEEAVDYAERHGIPFRLHEPNEAPVIIKAYADNFATNRKQSWTH
- a CDS encoding alpha/beta hydrolase; translated protein: MNEVLVVFLHGVGATGASLAPLARGWADVLPEAAFAAPDGPYPFDQGGAGRQWFSVAGVTSGNRADRIVAARPAFDSVLERLIADHGLSDHLDRVAFVGFSQGTIMALDALVSGRWRPGAVVGFSGRLASPKPWRPTTTPVMLIHGSADRIMPIAESQAAATALAELGAPVETFWDAGRGHELSANGAAAAGRFLANTLGKAARASST
- a CDS encoding glutathione S-transferase N-terminal domain-containing protein; amino-acid sequence: MTAPIELWYWPTPNGWKISIALEEMGLPYVLRPVNIGAGEQFVPAFQAISPNGRMPAIVDPDGPGRAPLSIFESGAILQYLGRKSGRFYPADERGRVEVDQWLFWQVGGLGPMAGQTHHFRQYAPAMTKDQRHLAYGVQRYTRETNRLYGVLDRRLADRPYVAGDYSIADMAIWPWILPQAQGQDLSHFPHVADWVKRVGERPAVQKGRALGAELRADLSASGAAAEAARKVLFGQTAR